From a single Syngnathus scovelli strain Florida chromosome 2, RoL_Ssco_1.2, whole genome shotgun sequence genomic region:
- the jam2a gene encoding junctional adhesion molecule 2A isoform X1 — protein sequence MEETSLCVAIVILIMQCCPSLPVTVSTNKQKVEVHEFSDAVLSCMFRTERDQNPRIEWKKKGKDVSFVYFDGHFRGPFEGRASIEGATVTLRRVTQEDAGEYRCEISAPFDSVNLGETNITLKVLVPPNTPTCEIPSSAVTGSAVQLRCRDLQSIPPATYAWYKDNQLMIAPRHANATYLINTHTGVLEFKAVAKEDSGQYSCRASNGVGKPTKCEGRHMTIEDVNITAVVVAVVVVCLALLVCGCGGFLMHRNGFFTPGHRGRSFWISECHGAAHISSQNLNRTEDTSNVNYIPPPQEPQDFKHTQSFML from the exons ATGGAGGAGACGTCCCTATGTGTGGCGATTGTTATTTTAATCATGCAAT gttgcccctcccttcctgtcacCGTATCAACCAACAAACAAAAGGTGGAGGTGCACGAGTTCTCAG ATGCGGTGCTGTCCTGCATGTTCCGCACAGAGCGGGACCAGAACCCACGAATTGAGTGGAAGAAGAAGGGCAAAGATGTTTCTTTTGTATACTTTGACGGACACTTTCGAG GTCCATTCGAGGGACGGGCGAGCATCGAGGGTGCCACAGTGACGTTGCGCAGGGTGACCCAGGAGGATGCTGGCGAGTACCGTTGTGAGATCAGCGCTCCTTTTGATTCTGTGAATTTGGGCGAGACCAACATCACACTCAAAGTCTTAG TGCCCCCCAACACCCCGACCTGTGAAATCCCAAGTTCAGCCGTGACGGGTTCTGCTGTGCAGCTGCGCTGTAGAGACCTCCAGAGCATCCCGCCCGCTACGTATGCCTGGTACAAGGACAATCAGCTGATGATCGCCCCTCGCCATGCCAATGCCACCTATCTTATCAACACACACACTGGAGTGCTG GAGTTCAAAGCTGTGGCTAAAGAGGACAGTGGCCAGTACAGCTGCCGGGCTTCCAACGGGGTGGGAAAGCCCACCAAGTGTGAGGGCAGGCACATGAcgatag AGGATGTCAACATCACAGCAGTGGTGGTGGCAGTGGTTGTGGTCTGTCTGGCGTTGCTGGTCTGCGGATGCGGGGGGTTCCTGATGCACCGCAACGGCTTCTTCACCC CAGGACACAGAGGAAG GTCATTTTGGATCTCCGAGTGTCACGGTGCCGCTCACATCAGCAGCCAAAACCTGAACAGAACTGAGGACAC GTCCAATGTGAACTATATCCCTCCGCCACAAGAA CCGCAGGATTTCAAACACACGCAGTCATTCATGCTCTGA
- the appa gene encoding amyloid beta (A4) precursor protein a isoform X2, with product MGDRMAIMLLAIAASTLAVEVPADGLTGLLAEPQVAMFCGKLNMHVNVQSGKWESDPSGTKSCVGTKEGILQYCQEVYPELQITNVVEANQPVSIQNWCKKGRKQCRTHMHIVVPYRCLVGEFVSDALLVPDKCKFLHQERMDQCESHLHWHTVAKESCTDRTMNLHDYGMLLPCGIDRFRGVEFVCCPAEAERDADSAEQDADDSDVWWGGAETDYSDNSMVREPEPTEQQEETKQSVLEEEEATEEDDEDEDVLDNDQDGDGEEDEEDEEEEEDIADTLDADDDDEPTANVAMTTTTTTTTESVEEVVRVPTATPGSSDAVDHYLETPADENEHTHFQKAKESLEAKHRERMSQVMREWEEAEREAKNLPRADKKAVIQRFQEKVETLEQEAASERQQLVETHMARVEALHNDRRRLALESYLTALQQDPPRPRHVFSLLKKYVRAEQKDRQHTLKHFEHVRMVDPKKAAQIRPQVLTHLRVIEERMNQSLGLLYKVPGVADDIQDQVELLQREQAEMAQQLANLQTDVRVSYGNDALMPDQELGDGQTELLNQEDTLGLGGVGFIHPESFNQPNTDNQVEPVDSRPSLERGVPTRPVTGMKMEAVPELRMEKGDRQSTEYEVHHQKLVFFAEDVGSNKGAIIGLMVGGVVIATVIVITLVMLRKKQYTSIHHGVIEVDAAVTPEERHLSKMQQNGYENPTYKFFEQMQN from the exons GTGCCCGCAGATGGTTTGACGGGACTGCTGGCTGAGCCCCAGGTGGCCATGTTTTGTGGTAAACTCAACATGCATGTCAATGTGCAGAGTGGCAAGTGGGAATCAGACCCTTCAGGCACCAAGAGCTGTGTTGGTACCAAGGAGGGCATCCTGCAGTACTGCCAGGAG GTTTATCCAGAGCTCCAAATTACCAATGTGGTGGAGGCCAACCAGCCAGTCAGCATCCAGAACTGGTGCAAGAAGGGTCGCAAGCAGTGTCGCACTCACATGCACATCGTAGTGCCCTACCGCTGTTTGG TCGGAGAATTTGTGAGCGACGCCTTGCTGGTTCCGGATAAATGCAAGTTCTTGCATCAGGAACGTATGGACCAATGCGAGAGCCACCTGCACTGGCATACTGTGGCCAAAGAA TCCTGCACAGACAGAACCATGAATCTCCATGACTACGGAATGCTTCTTCCATGCGGTATCGACCGTTTCCGTGGGGTGGAATTTGTGTGCTGTCCAGCCGAGGCTGAACGCGACGCTGACAGTGCTGAGCAGGATGCAGACGATTCTGATGTTTGGTGGGGTGGAGCAGAGACCGACTATTCCGACAACAG TATGGTGCGGGAGCCCGAGCCAACAGAGCAGCAAGAGGAAACCAAGCAATCTGtgttggaggaggaggaggcaactGAGGAAGATGATGAAGACGAGGACGTGCTGGACAATGACCAAGATGGAGAtggggaggaggacgaggaggatgaagaagaggaggaagacattGCTGACACGCTTGATGCCGACGACGACGATGAGCCAACCGCcaatgttgccatgacaaccaccaccaccaccaccaccgagtCTGTTGAGGAGGTCGTCAGAG TCCCCACAGCCACGCCCGGCTCCTCTGACGCTGTGGACCACTACCTGGAGACACCTGCTGATGAAAATGAGCACACCCATTTCCAGAAAGCTAAAGAAAGCTTGGAAGCCAAACACCGTGAAAGGATGTCCCAG GTGATGAGAGAGTGGGAAGAGGCTGAGAGGGAAGCAAAGAATCTTCCACGTGCAGACAAGAAAGCAGTCATCCAG CGTTTCCAAGAGAAGGTCGAGACATTGGAGCAGGAAGCAGCCAGTGAACGGCAGCAGCTGGTGGAGACTCACATGGCCCGAGTGGAAGCTCTTCACAATGACCGGCGCCGCCTGGCTCTCGAGAGCTACCTGACGGCTCTGCAGCAGGACCCCCCAAGG CCTCGTCATGTCTTCAGCCTGTTGAAGAAGTACGTGCGTGCCGAGCAAAAGGACAGACAACACACCCTTAAACATTTTGAGCATGTCCGTATGGTGGACCCAAAGAAGGCGGCGCAAATCAGGCCTCAG GTTCTGACCCACTTGCGTGTCATTGAAGAGCGCATGAACCAGTCATTGGGACTTCTGTACAAGGTACCCGGTGTGGCTGATGACATCCAGGACCAAGTTG aacttttgcagaGGGAACAGGCCGAGATGGCCCAACAACTGGCCAATCTGCAGACTGACGTGAGGGTGAGCTATGGTAACGATGCACTGATGCCCGACCAGGAGCTGGGAGATGGCCAAACCGAGCTGCTGAATCAGGAGGACACACTTGGCCTCGGAGGAGTCGGGTTTATCCATCCCGAGAGCTTCAACCAGCCCAACACTGACAACCAAG TTGAACCTGTGGACTCGCGCCCCAGTCTTGAAAGAGGAGTCCCCACACGGCCAG TGACCGGGATGAAGATGGAAGCTGTTCCTGAGCTCCGAATGGAGAAGGGGGATAGGCAGAGTACTGAATATGAAGTTCACCACCAGAAACTG GTCTTCTTTGCCGAGGATGTAGGCTCCAACAAGGGTGCCATCATTGGCCTCATGGTTGGCGGTGTTGTCATAGCAACCGTGATCGTCATCACCTTGGTGATGCTCCGGAAGAAGCAGTACACCTCCATCCATCACGGAGTCATCGAG GTGGACGCTGCTGTGACGCCTGAGGAGCGCCACCTGTCGAAAATGCAGCAGAATGGCTATGAGAACCCAACCTACAAGTTCTTTGAACAGATGCAGAACTGA
- the appa gene encoding amyloid beta (A4) precursor protein a isoform X1, whose product MGDRMAIMLLAIAASTLAVEVPADGLTGLLAEPQVAMFCGKLNMHVNVQSGKWESDPSGTKSCVGTKEGILQYCQEVYPELQITNVVEANQPVSIQNWCKKGRKQCRTHMHIVVPYRCLVGEFVSDALLVPDKCKFLHQERMDQCESHLHWHTVAKESCTDRTMNLHDYGMLLPCGIDRFRGVEFVCCPAEAERDADSAEQDADDSDVWWGGAETDYSDNSMVREPEPTEQQEETKQSVLEEEEATEEDDEDEDVLDNDQDGDGEEDEEDEEEEEDIADTLDADDDDEPTANVAMTTTTTTTTESVEEVVRDVCWASAETGPCRAMLPRWYFDRQEGRCTQFIYGGCGGNRNNFESEEYCRSVCRSVIPTATPGSSDAVDHYLETPADENEHTHFQKAKESLEAKHRERMSQVMREWEEAEREAKNLPRADKKAVIQRFQEKVETLEQEAASERQQLVETHMARVEALHNDRRRLALESYLTALQQDPPRPRHVFSLLKKYVRAEQKDRQHTLKHFEHVRMVDPKKAAQIRPQVLTHLRVIEERMNQSLGLLYKVPGVADDIQDQVELLQREQAEMAQQLANLQTDVRVSYGNDALMPDQELGDGQTELLNQEDTLGLGGVGFIHPESFNQPNTDNQVEPVDSRPSLERGVPTRPVTGMKMEAVPELRMEKGDRQSTEYEVHHQKLVFFAEDVGSNKGAIIGLMVGGVVIATVIVITLVMLRKKQYTSIHHGVIEVDAAVTPEERHLSKMQQNGYENPTYKFFEQMQN is encoded by the exons GTGCCCGCAGATGGTTTGACGGGACTGCTGGCTGAGCCCCAGGTGGCCATGTTTTGTGGTAAACTCAACATGCATGTCAATGTGCAGAGTGGCAAGTGGGAATCAGACCCTTCAGGCACCAAGAGCTGTGTTGGTACCAAGGAGGGCATCCTGCAGTACTGCCAGGAG GTTTATCCAGAGCTCCAAATTACCAATGTGGTGGAGGCCAACCAGCCAGTCAGCATCCAGAACTGGTGCAAGAAGGGTCGCAAGCAGTGTCGCACTCACATGCACATCGTAGTGCCCTACCGCTGTTTGG TCGGAGAATTTGTGAGCGACGCCTTGCTGGTTCCGGATAAATGCAAGTTCTTGCATCAGGAACGTATGGACCAATGCGAGAGCCACCTGCACTGGCATACTGTGGCCAAAGAA TCCTGCACAGACAGAACCATGAATCTCCATGACTACGGAATGCTTCTTCCATGCGGTATCGACCGTTTCCGTGGGGTGGAATTTGTGTGCTGTCCAGCCGAGGCTGAACGCGACGCTGACAGTGCTGAGCAGGATGCAGACGATTCTGATGTTTGGTGGGGTGGAGCAGAGACCGACTATTCCGACAACAG TATGGTGCGGGAGCCCGAGCCAACAGAGCAGCAAGAGGAAACCAAGCAATCTGtgttggaggaggaggaggcaactGAGGAAGATGATGAAGACGAGGACGTGCTGGACAATGACCAAGATGGAGAtggggaggaggacgaggaggatgaagaagaggaggaagacattGCTGACACGCTTGATGCCGACGACGACGATGAGCCAACCGCcaatgttgccatgacaaccaccaccaccaccaccaccgagtCTGTTGAGGAGGTCGTCAGAG ATGTGTGTTGGGCCAGTGCAGAGACTGGTCCATGCCGGGCCATGCTGCCTCGCTGGTACTTTGACCGCCAGGAGGGCCGCTGTACTCAATTTATCTACGGCGGCTGCGGAGGCAACAGGAATAACTTTGAGTCGGAGGAATATTGCCGGTCTGTCTGCAGAAGCGTCA TCCCCACAGCCACGCCCGGCTCCTCTGACGCTGTGGACCACTACCTGGAGACACCTGCTGATGAAAATGAGCACACCCATTTCCAGAAAGCTAAAGAAAGCTTGGAAGCCAAACACCGTGAAAGGATGTCCCAG GTGATGAGAGAGTGGGAAGAGGCTGAGAGGGAAGCAAAGAATCTTCCACGTGCAGACAAGAAAGCAGTCATCCAG CGTTTCCAAGAGAAGGTCGAGACATTGGAGCAGGAAGCAGCCAGTGAACGGCAGCAGCTGGTGGAGACTCACATGGCCCGAGTGGAAGCTCTTCACAATGACCGGCGCCGCCTGGCTCTCGAGAGCTACCTGACGGCTCTGCAGCAGGACCCCCCAAGG CCTCGTCATGTCTTCAGCCTGTTGAAGAAGTACGTGCGTGCCGAGCAAAAGGACAGACAACACACCCTTAAACATTTTGAGCATGTCCGTATGGTGGACCCAAAGAAGGCGGCGCAAATCAGGCCTCAG GTTCTGACCCACTTGCGTGTCATTGAAGAGCGCATGAACCAGTCATTGGGACTTCTGTACAAGGTACCCGGTGTGGCTGATGACATCCAGGACCAAGTTG aacttttgcagaGGGAACAGGCCGAGATGGCCCAACAACTGGCCAATCTGCAGACTGACGTGAGGGTGAGCTATGGTAACGATGCACTGATGCCCGACCAGGAGCTGGGAGATGGCCAAACCGAGCTGCTGAATCAGGAGGACACACTTGGCCTCGGAGGAGTCGGGTTTATCCATCCCGAGAGCTTCAACCAGCCCAACACTGACAACCAAG TTGAACCTGTGGACTCGCGCCCCAGTCTTGAAAGAGGAGTCCCCACACGGCCAG TGACCGGGATGAAGATGGAAGCTGTTCCTGAGCTCCGAATGGAGAAGGGGGATAGGCAGAGTACTGAATATGAAGTTCACCACCAGAAACTG GTCTTCTTTGCCGAGGATGTAGGCTCCAACAAGGGTGCCATCATTGGCCTCATGGTTGGCGGTGTTGTCATAGCAACCGTGATCGTCATCACCTTGGTGATGCTCCGGAAGAAGCAGTACACCTCCATCCATCACGGAGTCATCGAG GTGGACGCTGCTGTGACGCCTGAGGAGCGCCACCTGTCGAAAATGCAGCAGAATGGCTATGAGAACCCAACCTACAAGTTCTTTGAACAGATGCAGAACTGA
- the jam2a gene encoding junctional adhesion molecule 2A isoform X2: MEETSLCVAIVILIMQCCPSLPVTVSTNKQKVEVHEFSDAVLSCMFRTERDQNPRIEWKKKGKDVSFVYFDGHFRGPFEGRASIEGATVTLRRVTQEDAGEYRCEISAPFDSVNLGETNITLKVLVPPNTPTCEIPSSAVTGSAVQLRCRDLQSIPPATYAWYKDNQLMIAPRHANATYLINTHTGVLEFKAVAKEDSGQYSCRASNGVGKPTKCEGRHMTIEDVNITAVVVAVVVVCLALLVCGCGGFLMHRNGFFTRHRGRSFWISECHGAAHISSQNLNRTEDTSNVNYIPPPQEPQDFKHTQSFML; encoded by the exons ATGGAGGAGACGTCCCTATGTGTGGCGATTGTTATTTTAATCATGCAAT gttgcccctcccttcctgtcacCGTATCAACCAACAAACAAAAGGTGGAGGTGCACGAGTTCTCAG ATGCGGTGCTGTCCTGCATGTTCCGCACAGAGCGGGACCAGAACCCACGAATTGAGTGGAAGAAGAAGGGCAAAGATGTTTCTTTTGTATACTTTGACGGACACTTTCGAG GTCCATTCGAGGGACGGGCGAGCATCGAGGGTGCCACAGTGACGTTGCGCAGGGTGACCCAGGAGGATGCTGGCGAGTACCGTTGTGAGATCAGCGCTCCTTTTGATTCTGTGAATTTGGGCGAGACCAACATCACACTCAAAGTCTTAG TGCCCCCCAACACCCCGACCTGTGAAATCCCAAGTTCAGCCGTGACGGGTTCTGCTGTGCAGCTGCGCTGTAGAGACCTCCAGAGCATCCCGCCCGCTACGTATGCCTGGTACAAGGACAATCAGCTGATGATCGCCCCTCGCCATGCCAATGCCACCTATCTTATCAACACACACACTGGAGTGCTG GAGTTCAAAGCTGTGGCTAAAGAGGACAGTGGCCAGTACAGCTGCCGGGCTTCCAACGGGGTGGGAAAGCCCACCAAGTGTGAGGGCAGGCACATGAcgatag AGGATGTCAACATCACAGCAGTGGTGGTGGCAGTGGTTGTGGTCTGTCTGGCGTTGCTGGTCTGCGGATGCGGGGGGTTCCTGATGCACCGCAACGGCTTCTTCACCC GACACAGAGGAAG GTCATTTTGGATCTCCGAGTGTCACGGTGCCGCTCACATCAGCAGCCAAAACCTGAACAGAACTGAGGACAC GTCCAATGTGAACTATATCCCTCCGCCACAAGAA CCGCAGGATTTCAAACACACGCAGTCATTCATGCTCTGA
- the mrpl39 gene encoding large ribosomal subunit protein mL39, giving the protein MLIKTVCQRIQRRFRSTAAAAVRVEALSHRNAVFSREQARQRALYPRVEKIEVSMQGPGLDGTLLIMNRGMSTPLSCARHLTEHHVTNSALALVDGEPWPLHQPLTHSCTLTLLTFKDSDPTLVNQAYWRSCTALLGQVLETAFKDQLSVELLCTPEVPVTSGAFLCDFVLDPQLDPWTPNEESLRSLTRGAQQLIFQDFPWEPLEVVPSLALEVFSHSRCQQEAVEQRAAQNPKGTVTLYRCGDHVLLSGGPLVARTGLCFQYEVTALHSLVAGRWGLHRRAQGLSLPMQLEAHHTVWRKLRQRAEKLVKVQPPPEATPPPVVAPAPQLSNQ; this is encoded by the exons ATGCTGATTAAGACTGTATGCCAGCGAATCCAACGCC GTTTCAGGTCGACTGCCGCAGCAGCAGTGCGTGTCGAGGCTCTCAGCCATCGCAATGCAGTCTTCTCCAGAGAACAGGCCCGGCAGCGAGCTCTCTACCCCCGCGTGGAGAAGATCGAGGTGTCCATGCAGGGGCCGGGGCTTGATGGTACTCTGCTCATCATGAACAGAGGAATGTCCACGCCGCTGAGCTGTGCAAGGC ACCTGACAGAGCATCACGTGACCAACTCTGCTTTGGCCCTCGTGGATGGGGAACCTTGGCCTCTCCACCAGCCGCTCACTCACTCCTGCACGCTTACGTTGCTCACGTTCAAAGACAGCGACCCCACGTTGGTCAACCAG GCATATTGGCGTTCCTGTACGGCCCTTCTCGGTCAGGTGCTGGAGACGGCGTTCAAGGACCAATTGTCTGTGGAGTTGCTCTGCACACCAGAGGTGCCAG TTACTTCAGGGGCTTTTCTTTGTGACTTTGTCCTGGACCCTCAGCTGGACCCTTGGACTCCCAATGAG GAGTCATTGCGCTCTCTGACAAGAGGCGCTCAACAGCTCATCTTCCAGGACTTCCCCTGGGAGCCTCTGGAGGTGGTCCCCTCTCTGGCACTTGAAGTCTTCTCACACAGCAG GTGTCAACAGGAAGCAGTAGAGCAGAGGGCAGCCCAGAATCCCAAAGGGACAGTGACACTTTACAG ATGTGGGGACCATGTCCTTTTGAGCGGGGGCCCCCTAGTGGCCCGAACAGGTCTGTGCTTCCAGTACGAGGTGACTGCGCTCCACAGCCTGGTAGCAGGGCGCTGGGGCCTCCATCGGCGAGCACAGGGCCTCTCACTGCCTATGCAGCTGGAG GCCCACCACACAGTCTGGAGGAAACTGAGGCAGCGGGCAGAGAAACTG GTGAAGGTGCAGCCGCCTCCGGAAGCGACTCCGCCCCCTGTTGTTGCTCCCGCTCCACAGTTAAGCAACCAGTAA
- the jam2a gene encoding junctional adhesion molecule 2A isoform X3: protein MEETSLCVAIVILIMQCCPSLPVTVSTNKQKVEVHEFSDAVLSCMFRTERDQNPRIEWKKKGKDVSFVYFDGHFRGPFEGRASIEGATVTLRRVTQEDAGEYRCEISAPFDSVNLGETNITLKVLVPPNTPTCEIPSSAVTGSAVQLRCRDLQSIPPATYAWYKDNQLMIAPRHANATYLINTHTGVLEFKAVAKEDSGQYSCRASNGVGKPTKCEGRHMTIEDVNITAVVVAVVVVCLALLVCGCGGFLMHRNGFFTRHRGRSNVNYIPPPQEPQDFKHTQSFML from the exons ATGGAGGAGACGTCCCTATGTGTGGCGATTGTTATTTTAATCATGCAAT gttgcccctcccttcctgtcacCGTATCAACCAACAAACAAAAGGTGGAGGTGCACGAGTTCTCAG ATGCGGTGCTGTCCTGCATGTTCCGCACAGAGCGGGACCAGAACCCACGAATTGAGTGGAAGAAGAAGGGCAAAGATGTTTCTTTTGTATACTTTGACGGACACTTTCGAG GTCCATTCGAGGGACGGGCGAGCATCGAGGGTGCCACAGTGACGTTGCGCAGGGTGACCCAGGAGGATGCTGGCGAGTACCGTTGTGAGATCAGCGCTCCTTTTGATTCTGTGAATTTGGGCGAGACCAACATCACACTCAAAGTCTTAG TGCCCCCCAACACCCCGACCTGTGAAATCCCAAGTTCAGCCGTGACGGGTTCTGCTGTGCAGCTGCGCTGTAGAGACCTCCAGAGCATCCCGCCCGCTACGTATGCCTGGTACAAGGACAATCAGCTGATGATCGCCCCTCGCCATGCCAATGCCACCTATCTTATCAACACACACACTGGAGTGCTG GAGTTCAAAGCTGTGGCTAAAGAGGACAGTGGCCAGTACAGCTGCCGGGCTTCCAACGGGGTGGGAAAGCCCACCAAGTGTGAGGGCAGGCACATGAcgatag AGGATGTCAACATCACAGCAGTGGTGGTGGCAGTGGTTGTGGTCTGTCTGGCGTTGCTGGTCTGCGGATGCGGGGGGTTCCTGATGCACCGCAACGGCTTCTTCACCC GACACAGAGGAAG GTCCAATGTGAACTATATCCCTCCGCCACAAGAA CCGCAGGATTTCAAACACACGCAGTCATTCATGCTCTGA
- the atp5pf gene encoding ATP synthase-coupling factor 6, mitochondrial: MALHGLLQLSSMLRSAVSQTLRRNIGFSAVVMNKAKELDPVQKMFLDKIRDYNTKSKAAGGIVDGGPAYQKLMGEEVSKLERLYGGGDLTKFPDFKFQDPKLVEVAK; this comes from the exons ATGGCGCTCCATGGCTTGCTCCAGCTGTCCTCCATGCTGCGTTCTGCAGTCAGTCAGACCCTGCGCAGGAACATTGGCTTCTCCGCTGTTGTGATGAACAAGGCCAAAGAGCTGGACCCCGTGCAAAAAATGTTCCTGGACAAGATTCGCGACTACAACACCAAGAGCAA GGCTGCTGGTGGAATTGTGGATGGAGGACCTGCTTATCAAAAGCTCATGGGTGAAGAGGTTTCCAAACTGGAGAGGCTATATGGTGGGGGAGACCTTACCAAGTTCCCTGACTTCAAATTCCAAG ACCCCAAGCTTGTGGAAGTGGCCAAGTGA